GGCACCTCCCAGCGCGAAGGCGACTCGCTGGGCAATCAAGGCAATGACTGCCCCGATCACGCCAACACCGATGGCAATCAGCAGACGCATCATGTCGGGCAGATCGGAGAAAGCGGACGCGGCGAACTCCCATGCAACCAGAAAGCCCGCCACCGCCACGAACGCCCAGTACAACGAGCGTCCGAAGAACAGCAACACGACTCCCAAGACCGCATGAATCCACGCCATGATTCCATTCTCCGTGACAGTTAGGGGAGGTCGTCTTCGCCAAGGCGAAGTTTCGTTTATTAGGCCAACGCTTTCTTCAATGTCTGCATTGTCGCTAATTGACGCTTTTCGACAAATGCTTTTGCCTGGGCAGCCATCGCCTTCGCCTTTTCAGGGTTCTGGGCGATATCGAGGACCGTCGGCACGATGCGACTTTGGTCTTTGGGCGAATCGTGATCGAACAGCCACTGACCCAGGCCGATGTCTTCCCACATGTAGCCCTTGGTGGTCTGTTCTTCCCAGCGGCAAACCACCGCCGGCACGCCGTGACCGATGCACATGATTGGCGAGTGCATCTCGTTACCGAACAAACCGGCGCTGCGAATATAGACACTGACCGCTTCGCCTGTCAGCCAATAGTCAGGCCGCCAGACAACGCGATCGAGAACCTCGGCCGGCAGCTTGTCGTAGATCATCTCTTTGCCGACCGCCATTTGCGTGCGATCTTCCGGGCAAACCAACACCTTCAAATCGGTCTGCTTAATCACTTCAACAATCGCATCCCGCAGCGGAGCATGATCGTGTTCTTTCATTTCTTCGTTGCGGGCATGCTTCGCCTCGTCGAACTTGGCGTTCTCTTTGATCGTCCAGTACGGGGTGTAGCGAAGGCGTGGAATGCAGCAGAGGAACTTGCCTTCTTCCAAGTTGTTTTGCTTGAGGAACGCTTCCGCTCGATCGGCATCACGCAGATCGCAAGCGAACGCACCATCGGGACCGAACTCCATCACCGGCGACTTGGCTCCCAGGCTCTGGGCCAGTTCCAGCGACTTGCCATCGCGGAAGTAAACGAAGGCCGCCTTGTTCAGCACTTCAACCGACTTCTGCATTGCGGCTTCGGAACGAGCCGAGGT
This genomic interval from Bremerella sp. JC817 contains the following:
- a CDS encoding polysaccharide pyruvyl transferase family protein produces the protein MKRRTFLRTTGLASLGLALRSTFAEGASRPPRILLRSSWQTVNIGDIAHTPGVLRILRDHLPEAEVTLWPSYIDNGVDELLLTEFPKLKIAKRGSPELKQAFQECDFLLHGSGASIVAERDLIQWDKETGKPYGIYGITFPRKTSTSTSARSEAAMQKSVEVLNKAAFVYFRDGKSLELAQSLGAKSPVMEFGPDGAFACDLRDADRAEAFLKQNNLEEGKFLCCIPRLRYTPYWTIKENAKFDEAKHARNEEMKEHDHAPLRDAIVEVIKQTDLKVLVCPEDRTQMAVGKEMIYDKLPAEVLDRVVWRPDYWLTGEAVSVYIRSAGLFGNEMHSPIMCIGHGVPAVVCRWEEQTTKGYMWEDIGLGQWLFDHDSPKDQSRIVPTVLDIAQNPEKAKAMAAQAKAFVEKRQLATMQTLKKALA